A genomic stretch from Candidatus Vicinibacter proximus includes:
- a CDS encoding citrate (Si)-synthase, eukaryotic, whose product MDRLKELFKAKFTVASEEIKTILKEHGTKVIDQVQIEQVYGGMRGIKSMIWETSSLDAQEGIRFRGYSIPELREKLPCIDGAKEPLPEGLFWLMMTGEIPTDDDVRWLSREWMRRSEVPDHVIHSIDHLDNSIHPMTQFSIAIMAMQCDSIFAHKYEEGVSKSSYWEYMYEDAMNLISRVPIVAAYIYRKVFFKGEFLYPDRSMDWSANFAHMMGVESPVFKDLMRLYLTIHADHEGGNASAHTVHLVGSTLSDPYLSLSAGMNALAGPLHGLANQEVMDWIYDMIRDLGTNEPTKEQIADYVKKTLAQGIVVPGYGHAVLRMPDPRFTAQKEFAAEYCADDPMVKIVWNVFEVVPPILGSIGKIKNPWPNVDAHSGALLEHFNIKEHNFYTVMFGVSRALGVLAQLCWDRALNLPLERPKSLTTEEIQKFIQNSSN is encoded by the coding sequence ATGGACAGGCTAAAAGAGTTATTTAAGGCAAAGTTTACCGTTGCATCTGAAGAGATCAAGACAATTTTAAAGGAGCACGGCACCAAAGTGATAGACCAGGTTCAAATCGAACAGGTTTACGGAGGGATGCGTGGTATCAAATCCATGATTTGGGAGACTTCTTCATTGGACGCCCAGGAGGGCATCCGATTTAGGGGATATTCCATTCCTGAGTTAAGAGAAAAGCTTCCATGTATTGATGGCGCTAAAGAACCACTTCCTGAAGGATTGTTCTGGTTGATGATGACCGGAGAAATTCCTACGGACGACGACGTGAGATGGCTCAGCCGTGAATGGATGAGAAGGTCTGAGGTTCCCGATCATGTGATCCACTCAATTGATCACCTGGACAATAGCATCCATCCAATGACTCAATTCAGCATCGCCATTATGGCCATGCAATGCGACAGTATTTTTGCTCATAAATATGAGGAGGGAGTCTCTAAATCTTCCTACTGGGAATATATGTACGAAGATGCCATGAACCTGATCTCCAGGGTTCCTATTGTGGCAGCCTACATTTACAGAAAAGTATTTTTTAAAGGCGAATTCCTATATCCGGACAGAAGCATGGACTGGAGTGCGAATTTTGCCCACATGATGGGCGTTGAATCTCCTGTTTTTAAAGATCTGATGAGATTATACCTCACCATTCATGCAGACCATGAAGGGGGTAATGCCTCTGCTCATACAGTTCACCTGGTAGGTTCCACCTTGAGCGATCCTTACCTTTCGCTATCAGCAGGTATGAATGCTCTTGCAGGTCCCCTGCATGGTCTTGCCAATCAGGAAGTGATGGATTGGATCTATGACATGATCCGGGATTTGGGAACCAATGAGCCTACCAAAGAACAAATTGCAGACTACGTTAAGAAAACACTTGCCCAGGGAATCGTAGTACCGGGTTACGGCCACGCCGTGTTGCGAATGCCGGATCCAAGATTTACTGCACAGAAAGAATTTGCTGCAGAATACTGCGCAGACGATCCCATGGTAAAAATTGTCTGGAATGTTTTCGAAGTGGTACCACCTATACTTGGCAGCATCGGTAAAATTAAAAATCCTTGGCCTAATGTGGATGCCCATTCAGGCGCTCTGTTAGAGCATTTTAACATCAAGGAACATAATTTTTATACTGTGATGTTCGGCGTATCCCGTGCATTGGGTGTACTTGCTCAGCTTTGTTGGGACAGAGCACTTAATTTACCATTGGAGAGACCAAAATCCCTCACCACTGAGGAAATTCAAAAGTTTATTCAAAATTCTTCAAACTAA
- the gcvH gene encoding glycine cleavage system protein GcvH: MQFPENVRYTKEHEWVRVEGDISYVGISDFAQSELGDIVYVEVDTVGEEVPKDEIFGTVEAVKTTSDLFMPVSGKILEFNPDLDEKEGNDPTLINSDAFGKGWIVKIQLTNPSELDELMDAAAYKSLLGK; the protein is encoded by the coding sequence ATGCAATTTCCTGAAAATGTCCGCTACACCAAAGAACACGAATGGGTAAGAGTGGAAGGCGATATCTCTTATGTAGGAATCTCTGATTTCGCCCAATCCGAATTAGGTGACATCGTATATGTCGAAGTGGATACTGTAGGTGAAGAAGTTCCAAAGGATGAAATTTTTGGAACTGTAGAGGCTGTTAAAACTACCTCTGATCTTTTTATGCCGGTGAGTGGTAAAATATTGGAATTTAATCCGGACCTCGATGAAAAAGAAGGAAACGATCCTACTTTAATTAATTCCGATGCTTTTGGTAAGGGCTGGATTGTAAAAATTCAATTGACCAATCCATCTGAATTGGATGAATTAATGGATGCCGCAGCCTATAAATCCTTGTTGGGCAAATAA
- a CDS encoding VanZ family protein, whose translation MLAHFIKIRKYALKIAWSFTVAIVLLSLVPANSLPKFSFKDFVGIDKLGHLFFYGNACFFFLLGRSNDYRGWSLLFRTCLPLILLGLLMELFQAATLLGRSFDYFDMLANVIGVLFALILFKWNVFDFPSAQQDLNQ comes from the coding sequence TTGCTTGCGCACTTTATAAAAATCAGAAAATACGCATTAAAAATTGCCTGGTCATTTACAGTAGCCATTGTGTTGCTGTCTTTGGTTCCGGCCAACAGCTTACCCAAATTTAGTTTCAAAGATTTTGTAGGTATTGATAAGTTGGGCCATTTGTTCTTTTATGGCAACGCCTGTTTTTTCTTTCTTCTCGGCAGGTCAAATGATTACCGTGGATGGAGTTTATTATTTAGAACTTGTCTCCCTTTGATTTTACTTGGATTACTTATGGAACTATTCCAGGCAGCAACGTTGCTTGGAAGAAGTTTTGATTATTTCGATATGCTGGCCAATGTTATCGGGGTGCTTTTTGCTTTAATCCTTTTCAAATGGAATGTTTTCGATTTTCCATCAGCACAACAGGACTTGAACCAATGA
- a CDS encoding TonB family protein, with product MNRFEQKKSPPISRLEMDDIVFAGRNKNYGAYLLRRRYTHHMSRAIIIAILLILFFLFWPQIVSFWDSEEPLKESDLLMREVSIGTPNFDIPEPSGSKTKSSEKPKSIPPKTLVKKDKNFSASSTPKVVKEETPPIEESSKDTGLNSGKEESPGQAGEGTGTEEVFRYVSHMPLFPGCEQLDISYAERRKCAEKSLRDFLRTNLRYPNLAVQNKTEGTVMVQFIVEKNGTVSNIKILQDIGDGCGQEARRVIELMNGMNRKWTPGLQGQTAVRVQYTLPVVFTAR from the coding sequence ATGAACCGTTTTGAGCAAAAAAAATCGCCCCCAATCTCCAGACTCGAAATGGATGACATTGTCTTTGCAGGACGCAACAAAAATTATGGTGCTTACCTGTTGAGAAGGCGCTATACCCACCATATGTCAAGGGCTATCATAATAGCCATTTTGTTGATTCTATTTTTTCTTTTTTGGCCTCAAATAGTTTCCTTCTGGGACTCTGAGGAGCCTTTGAAGGAATCGGATTTATTGATGAGGGAAGTTTCCATTGGAACACCAAATTTTGATATTCCTGAACCATCAGGAAGCAAAACTAAATCATCTGAAAAACCAAAGTCCATTCCACCAAAAACGCTTGTTAAAAAAGATAAAAACTTTAGTGCAAGCTCGACCCCTAAAGTGGTCAAAGAGGAAACTCCTCCGATAGAAGAAAGCAGTAAGGACACTGGATTGAATAGCGGAAAAGAAGAATCTCCCGGACAAGCAGGAGAAGGTACCGGAACAGAGGAAGTATTTCGTTATGTGAGTCATATGCCTTTATTTCCGGGATGCGAACAACTGGATATCAGTTATGCAGAACGAAGAAAATGTGCAGAAAAAAGTTTGCGGGATTTCCTGAGAACCAATCTGCGTTATCCAAATCTTGCGGTACAAAATAAAACGGAGGGTACAGTAATGGTTCAATTTATTGTGGAGAAAAACGGTACGGTCAGTAACATTAAAATACTTCAGGATATTGGTGATGGCTGCGGCCAGGAAGCAAGACGGGTGATCGAGCTCATGAATGGCATGAATCGCAAATGGACTCCCGGTCTTCAGGGTCAAACCGCAGTAAGGGTACAATACACCTTGCCAGTTGTCTTTACAGCCCGGTAG
- a CDS encoding tetratricopeptide repeat protein: MRFLFGLVVLLFPLWVNAQDPRLALQYYSDGEFEKASALYQSLYQKFPESESYFTNLLSCMEALGKTEESEALVKKELARRPKDSYLYIVYGKMLAKRGEAGKSEKQYKYALDNLPADVISIHRVANVFIEQSEYDLAIATYEKGEKLMKGQFHFTYNLADLYRRKGETMTMLKYYVDGLEDGSINSMSLQNVLAAYLEPDKHKDLQALLYEKLESKPDFIPVIEILQWTFIQSKDFLNALRQGKALDKRTGENGSRVMYIANIAANEGDYKTAIDGYDYVKNLGQSGGYYLEAYRQLLISRRKQIVEQNNYTATDLKALESDYQQFSNEYNGSRLAAPIMIEFAELEARYLNNVDKAIEILLSIVKNPVIEPHTKAMAKLDLADYYLIQGERWESTLLYSQVDKDFQEDQLGELARFKNARLSYFAGDFSWAQEQFDILKQATTRLISNDAIDMSVFILDNLNQDTLGLALSDYAQTELKVFQNKYDEAMVMLDSILSEYKENSLLDDVLYLQANILNKQKKTDLAIQKYNQIIENHKEEIRADNAIFELAKIYDYQLAQKEKAMSLYEKLFLDYSGSVLAIEARQRFRKLRGDAVQ; encoded by the coding sequence ATGAGATTTTTATTTGGTTTGGTCGTTTTGCTGTTTCCTCTTTGGGTAAATGCCCAGGACCCCCGACTTGCCTTGCAATACTATAGCGATGGAGAGTTTGAAAAGGCATCAGCTTTGTACCAATCCCTCTATCAAAAATTCCCGGAAAGTGAGTCCTATTTTACTAACCTCTTAAGTTGCATGGAGGCCCTCGGTAAAACAGAAGAATCAGAAGCCCTTGTCAAAAAGGAATTAGCCCGCAGACCAAAGGACTCCTACCTTTATATCGTATATGGAAAGATGTTAGCCAAACGTGGAGAAGCCGGTAAATCGGAAAAGCAATATAAGTATGCGCTCGACAACCTACCCGCAGATGTAATCAGCATCCACCGGGTTGCCAATGTTTTCATCGAACAATCAGAATATGATCTGGCTATTGCCACCTACGAAAAGGGAGAAAAACTAATGAAAGGTCAGTTTCATTTTACCTACAATCTTGCAGACCTATACCGTAGGAAAGGAGAGACTATGACCATGCTGAAATATTATGTAGATGGATTAGAAGATGGTAGTATTAACTCAATGAGCTTGCAGAATGTACTGGCTGCTTATCTGGAACCAGATAAGCATAAAGATCTACAGGCACTGCTTTATGAAAAACTGGAATCAAAGCCTGACTTCATCCCGGTGATAGAAATTCTCCAATGGACTTTTATCCAGTCAAAAGATTTTCTCAATGCCCTACGTCAGGGAAAAGCCCTGGACAAAAGAACGGGTGAAAATGGTTCCAGAGTCATGTACATAGCGAATATTGCTGCAAATGAAGGAGACTACAAGACCGCAATCGATGGTTATGACTATGTAAAAAACCTCGGTCAGTCGGGCGGATATTATCTGGAAGCTTACAGACAATTGCTGATCAGTCGCCGTAAACAAATTGTAGAACAGAACAATTACACTGCCACAGATTTAAAAGCACTGGAATCGGATTACCAACAATTCAGCAATGAATACAACGGCAGCAGATTGGCAGCACCCATAATGATTGAATTTGCAGAATTAGAGGCAAGGTATTTAAATAATGTAGACAAAGCCATTGAAATCCTCCTTTCCATTGTTAAGAACCCCGTTATTGAGCCACATACCAAAGCAATGGCAAAGTTGGATCTTGCAGACTATTACCTGATACAGGGTGAAAGATGGGAATCTACATTGCTTTATTCTCAGGTGGACAAAGATTTTCAGGAAGATCAGTTGGGGGAATTGGCACGATTCAAAAATGCCAGGCTTTCTTATTTTGCGGGAGATTTCAGTTGGGCTCAGGAACAATTTGACATCCTTAAGCAAGCCACTACGCGCTTAATCAGTAATGATGCCATCGATATGTCGGTGTTTATTCTGGACAATCTGAATCAGGATACCCTTGGTTTGGCATTATCTGATTATGCACAGACAGAGCTAAAGGTTTTTCAAAACAAATACGATGAAGCGATGGTAATGCTGGACAGTATACTTTCTGAATATAAAGAAAATAGTTTACTGGATGATGTTCTTTATCTGCAGGCCAACATTCTGAACAAGCAGAAAAAAACAGACTTGGCCATTCAAAAATACAACCAGATCATAGAAAACCATAAAGAGGAAATCAGAGCAGACAATGCCATTTTTGAACTGGCAAAAATTTATGATTATCAATTGGCACAAAAAGAAAAGGCGATGTCACTTTATGAAAAATTGTTTCTGGATTACAGCGGCAGTGTACTTGCCATTGAAGCAAGACAACGGTTTCGCAAGCTGAGAGGCGATGCAGTTCAATAA
- a CDS encoding AMP nucleosidase, giving the protein MKTKQEIVENWLPRYTGTQLKDFGEYIILVNFSHYVDLFSKWHKVKINGKDRPMQNATANNITIINFGMGSPNAGTVVDLLTAIMPKAVLFLGKCGGLKIKKNKIGDLILPIAAIRGEGTSNDYLPPEVPALPAFALQKAISTTIREYEKDYWTGTVYTTNKRVWEHRKDFKKYLAELRALAIDMETATIFIASFKNRIPAGALLLVSDMPMVPEGVKTEESDKKVTEEFLVTHLKIGIDSLKKLITNAQTVRHLKF; this is encoded by the coding sequence ATGAAGACCAAACAGGAGATTGTAGAAAACTGGTTACCCAGATATACGGGTACCCAATTAAAAGATTTTGGGGAATACATCATTCTGGTCAATTTCAGTCATTATGTGGATCTGTTTTCCAAATGGCATAAGGTCAAGATAAATGGTAAAGACCGCCCAATGCAAAACGCCACAGCAAATAATATCACCATCATCAATTTTGGAATGGGTAGTCCTAACGCAGGAACTGTAGTGGATTTACTTACCGCGATCATGCCCAAAGCAGTTCTATTCCTTGGTAAATGCGGAGGTTTGAAAATCAAAAAAAATAAAATCGGGGATCTGATTCTTCCTATTGCTGCAATAAGGGGAGAAGGAACATCAAACGACTATTTACCTCCTGAAGTTCCGGCATTGCCTGCATTTGCTTTACAAAAAGCCATATCCACAACGATTCGTGAATACGAAAAAGACTATTGGACCGGAACCGTTTACACCACTAATAAAAGAGTATGGGAACACCGCAAAGATTTTAAAAAATATCTGGCGGAACTTCGCGCTCTGGCGATTGACATGGAAACCGCAACCATATTTATTGCATCATTTAAAAATAGAATTCCTGCAGGCGCACTTTTATTGGTCTCCGATATGCCTATGGTTCCGGAAGGCGTTAAAACGGAAGAGAGTGATAAAAAAGTTACGGAAGAATTTTTAGTTACACATCTTAAAATTGGGATTGATTCCTTGAAGAAACTCATCACCAATGCCCAGACCGTAAGACATCTTAAATTTTGA
- a CDS encoding KUP/HAK/KT family potassium transporter: MSNTAHSHKLSAAGLLITLGIVFGDIGTSPLYVMQAITKGKVISEELVLGGVSCVFWTLLLLTTLKYVYLALNADNKGEGGIFALYALVRRYKNPYVIYPAIIGCATLIADGFITPPISISSAIEGLVILYPDIKTVPIVVTIIVGIFVFQQVGTQVVGKTFGPVMLIWFGMLAILGLNQVVQHPEVLAALNPSYAINLLVKYPGGFWLLGAVFLCTTGGEALYSDLGHCGKANIRISWTLVMFCLVLNYFGQAGWLIGNLNGQAIQSDTKIFYELMPDWFLPIGIGIAAVSTVIASQALISGVFSLVNEAMKMHLWFRMKVNFPSTLKGQIYIPGINWFLMFGCIAVQLIFQNSEHMEAAYGMAIILNMLMTTLLLAYYYKIRFHRTWLGILILVVFISIEIIFFLSNLDKLAHGGWFTLVIAVFIAIFVFVLYKAQQIRQKHTMFVEFKNYIPILQDLQHDQTIPKEASHLVYLALAEDKRLIDSNIMYSILRKRPKRADVYWFVHVEIGDEPYKKSYHVDTIVPKEIFFIHLKFGFKVPHRVNAMFYEIVDQMVAAGEVDTISPYPSLRKHQMPSDFKFLLLHTRVSADTELNAFERWVVRSYRLIKRFSLPAFEDFGLEVSNVEEEVVPILVGPKAEMKLKRENSKIF; this comes from the coding sequence ATGTCTAACACAGCTCATTCTCATAAACTAAGTGCTGCAGGTTTATTAATCACCCTTGGAATAGTGTTTGGGGATATTGGAACTTCACCATTGTATGTTATGCAAGCCATAACAAAGGGGAAGGTTATTTCTGAAGAATTAGTGCTCGGAGGGGTTTCTTGTGTGTTTTGGACACTGTTGTTATTGACTACACTTAAGTATGTCTATTTAGCTTTAAATGCGGATAATAAGGGAGAAGGTGGAATATTTGCTTTGTATGCATTGGTTAGAAGGTACAAGAACCCTTATGTAATTTACCCGGCCATCATTGGTTGTGCTACATTGATTGCGGATGGATTTATCACGCCACCTATATCGATTTCATCTGCCATTGAAGGTTTGGTTATTCTTTATCCGGACATAAAAACAGTCCCCATCGTAGTTACCATTATTGTTGGAATATTTGTTTTCCAACAAGTAGGCACCCAGGTAGTAGGAAAAACGTTTGGCCCTGTAATGCTCATTTGGTTTGGAATGCTCGCTATTTTAGGCCTCAATCAGGTAGTTCAACATCCTGAAGTACTGGCCGCTTTGAATCCTTCTTATGCCATCAATTTGCTGGTGAAATATCCAGGGGGGTTTTGGTTGCTGGGTGCTGTATTTTTGTGTACCACCGGAGGTGAGGCATTATATTCTGACTTAGGACATTGTGGAAAAGCGAATATCAGGATTTCGTGGACTCTTGTGATGTTTTGTCTGGTACTCAATTATTTTGGACAAGCCGGTTGGCTGATTGGTAATTTGAATGGTCAGGCCATACAATCGGATACTAAAATTTTCTATGAATTAATGCCGGATTGGTTTTTACCAATTGGAATTGGAATTGCTGCTGTTTCTACAGTGATTGCCTCGCAAGCATTGATTTCGGGTGTTTTCTCTCTGGTGAATGAAGCAATGAAAATGCACCTTTGGTTCCGAATGAAAGTCAATTTTCCTTCAACTCTTAAAGGGCAAATTTATATTCCTGGTATCAATTGGTTTCTAATGTTTGGATGTATAGCAGTGCAATTGATTTTTCAAAACTCCGAACACATGGAAGCTGCATACGGAATGGCCATAATTTTGAATATGTTGATGACTACATTATTGCTGGCCTACTACTACAAGATCAGGTTTCACAGGACATGGCTTGGAATATTAATTTTGGTGGTATTTATTTCCATTGAAATTATATTTTTCCTTTCAAATCTGGACAAGCTGGCTCATGGCGGATGGTTTACCCTGGTCATTGCCGTATTCATCGCCATTTTTGTATTTGTCCTTTACAAAGCCCAGCAAATACGACAGAAGCACACCATGTTTGTCGAATTCAAAAATTACATACCCATACTGCAAGATCTTCAACACGATCAAACCATTCCAAAGGAAGCCAGTCATTTAGTTTATCTGGCACTTGCAGAAGATAAGCGACTCATTGATTCCAATATCATGTACTCTATTTTGCGCAAGCGCCCCAAGCGTGCGGATGTCTATTGGTTTGTACATGTTGAAATCGGAGATGAGCCCTATAAAAAATCTTACCATGTGGATACTATTGTTCCAAAAGAAATATTTTTTATTCACTTAAAATTTGGATTTAAAGTTCCTCATCGTGTGAATGCAATGTTTTATGAAATCGTGGATCAGATGGTAGCCGCAGGTGAGGTGGACACCATAAGTCCTTACCCTTCTCTTAGAAAACACCAGATGCCTTCAGACTTTAAATTTTTATTATTGCACACCAGGGTTTCAGCAGATACTGAATTGAATGCTTTTGAACGTTGGGTGGTAAGATCTTATCGATTAATTAAAAGATTCAGTTTACCTGCCTTTGAAGATTTTGGTTTGGAAGTTTCCAATGTAGAAGAAGAAGTAGTTCCAATATTGGTAGGGCCTAAAGCGGAAATGAAATTGAAGAGAGAAAACAGCAAAATTTTTTAA
- a CDS encoding tyrosine recombinase XerD, which yields MDWVSAIKGFKAYLQLERSLSAHSLDAYSRDVAKLSMFAAEELDHKGPLKIELQDLLQFIGWLNKVQLDSRSQARILSGVRAFYKFLLVEDLLNDDPTELLEGPRQAKYLPDFLSVEDVDRVFEAVDLSEDKGHRDRAILETLYACGLRVSELVNAKWSDLMEDLGILKVIGKGNKERLVPIGEQALHQLFIYKEGFRRTLPVIKGHEDFIFLNKFGKKLSRITVFSLVKAYVAKAGIHKSVSPHTFRHSFATHLVEGGASLRLVQEMLGHESITTTEIYTHLDIHYLRDTILRYHPMNQLREPVQ from the coding sequence ATGGATTGGGTCAGTGCAATAAAAGGTTTTAAAGCTTATCTTCAGTTGGAGCGTTCATTATCTGCCCATTCACTGGATGCATATTCAAGGGATGTGGCGAAACTTTCTATGTTTGCTGCCGAAGAATTAGACCATAAAGGGCCGCTAAAAATAGAATTGCAAGATCTGTTGCAATTTATTGGCTGGTTAAATAAAGTTCAGTTGGACAGCAGATCCCAGGCCCGGATATTATCCGGAGTGAGGGCTTTTTATAAATTTCTTTTAGTGGAAGATTTATTGAACGATGATCCCACAGAATTACTCGAAGGTCCCAGACAGGCAAAATATTTACCTGACTTTCTAAGTGTTGAGGACGTTGATCGGGTCTTCGAGGCAGTTGATCTGAGCGAAGACAAGGGGCACAGAGACAGGGCAATTTTAGAGACCTTGTATGCCTGTGGGCTAAGGGTAAGCGAATTAGTTAACGCTAAATGGTCGGACCTCATGGAAGATCTGGGAATTCTTAAAGTTATTGGAAAGGGAAACAAGGAGAGGTTAGTTCCGATAGGAGAGCAAGCGCTGCATCAATTGTTTATTTATAAAGAAGGTTTCAGAAGAACTCTTCCGGTCATAAAAGGTCATGAGGATTTTATTTTTCTGAACAAATTTGGTAAAAAATTATCCAGAATTACTGTGTTTAGTTTGGTGAAGGCCTATGTTGCCAAAGCAGGGATACATAAAAGTGTCAGTCCCCATACTTTCAGGCATTCGTTTGCAACACATCTGGTTGAAGGTGGGGCAAGTCTTCGTCTGGTGCAGGAGATGCTTGGTCATGAATCCATTACCACCACAGAGATTTACACGCATTTGGATATACATTATTTGAGGGATACGATCCTGCGTTACCACCCAATGAATCAATTACGAGAGCCGGTTCAATAA
- the kynU gene encoding kynureninase, whose amino-acid sequence MLNDYQQLDQQDPLSGYRKEFSFPSDENGIPYHYFCGNSLGLQPNNARNYVNRELDDWAKHGVHGHEMAQFPWVRYHEFLTEPMAEIVGAKSSEVVVMNTLSVNLHLMMVSFYVPTPKRHKILIEYSAFPSDRYAVDSQIKFHGYDPEESLIILTPDEGEVYISKEKIEQTIKMHGEEIALILIGSVNYYTGQAYPIKFITELGHSHGCKVGFDLAHGAGNLLLNLHEDGPDFAVWCSYKYLNSGPGGLSGCFVHERHAESFELPRFAGWWGHDKTNRFKMSPVLKLMSGAEGWQLSNPPILPMASLMASLEIFQRAGMNSLRHKSIRLHNYLRQIIESIDHPSIRILTPASEDERGCQLSIQIKDGDKRIYKQLSEKHIIADWREPDVIRVAPVPLYNSYEDAWNLYQSLKNILVK is encoded by the coding sequence ATGCTTAACGATTATCAGCAACTTGACCAGCAGGACCCACTAAGCGGCTACCGAAAAGAATTCAGTTTTCCTTCTGATGAAAATGGAATTCCTTACCACTATTTCTGTGGCAATTCTCTCGGTTTACAACCAAACAATGCCAGAAATTATGTGAATCGAGAATTGGATGACTGGGCAAAGCATGGCGTTCACGGACATGAAATGGCACAATTTCCCTGGGTGAGGTATCATGAATTTCTGACCGAACCTATGGCAGAAATAGTTGGGGCAAAATCTTCAGAAGTGGTGGTTATGAACACACTTTCTGTAAACCTTCATCTGATGATGGTATCCTTCTATGTTCCTACTCCAAAACGTCATAAAATTCTTATTGAATACAGCGCGTTTCCTTCAGACCGTTATGCCGTGGATTCACAGATCAAATTCCATGGTTATGACCCGGAGGAAAGTCTGATCATTCTGACACCTGATGAGGGCGAGGTCTACATTTCCAAAGAAAAAATTGAGCAAACCATCAAAATGCATGGTGAAGAGATTGCGCTCATTCTGATTGGTTCCGTAAACTATTATACAGGACAAGCCTACCCCATAAAGTTTATTACGGAATTGGGACATTCGCATGGTTGCAAAGTAGGTTTTGATCTGGCGCATGGTGCCGGAAACCTGTTGTTAAATTTACATGAAGACGGACCTGATTTTGCTGTCTGGTGCAGTTATAAATATCTGAACTCAGGCCCCGGAGGTCTTTCCGGATGTTTTGTACATGAAAGACATGCAGAATCTTTTGAACTCCCTCGCTTTGCCGGCTGGTGGGGACATGACAAAACCAATCGCTTTAAAATGTCTCCTGTCCTAAAGTTGATGAGCGGCGCAGAAGGTTGGCAACTCAGTAACCCTCCAATATTACCCATGGCCAGTCTCATGGCATCGCTGGAAATTTTCCAAAGGGCCGGTATGAATTCGCTTCGCCATAAATCAATAAGGCTACACAATTATCTTCGCCAAATAATTGAATCCATAGACCATCCATCTATACGCATTCTTACCCCAGCATCAGAAGATGAAAGAGGTTGTCAGCTATCCATTCAGATTAAAGATGGCGATAAGCGCATTTACAAACAATTATCGGAGAAACATATCATTGCAGATTGGCGGGAACCGGATGTCATCCGAGTTGCACCGGTGCCTTTGTATAATTCCTATGAAGATGCCTGGAATTTGTATCAATCCTTAAAAAATATTCTGGTTAAATAG